A window of the Salvelinus fontinalis isolate EN_2023a chromosome 26, ASM2944872v1, whole genome shotgun sequence genome harbors these coding sequences:
- the LOC129824363 gene encoding zinc finger protein 239-like: protein MSSLSNSPPAKEEGICWTEKTGLWLNIVVKEEEEDVTIEKQVEVEAVTVKEEDKDVTVKEEEDSFRVKEEEDVTVKEEEEKEEDACFGVKEEDGEMTVTVEEEEETEYLGSVSQRHVKASNGSNDERALINTRERRDYRGSSGEPQKHHDADKAEKSLSTLEHLKKHPQRSTGKRTHCCSDCGKRFTSSGIKIHQRIHTGEKSYSCDQCQKSFVTSRVLTVHQRTHTGEKSHSCNQCGKFFFTSSHLKIHQRTHTGEKSYSCDQCGKSFVQSGNLTVHQRTHTGEKSYSCDQCGKSFVTSSVLTVHQRTHTGEKPYSCNQCGKSFASSSGLTVHQRTHTGEKPYSCDQCGKSFVQSGNLTVHQRTHTGEKTYSCDQR, encoded by the exons ATGAGCTCACTAAGCAACTCTCCTCCTGCAAAAGAAGAGGggatctgctggacggagaaaacGGGGCTGTGGCTGAACATTGtggtgaaagaggaagaggaggatgtcacAATAGAAAAACAAGTAGAGGTTGAGgccgttacagtgaaagaagaagataaAGACGTTACAGTTAAAGAAGAGGAAGACTCGTTCAGAgtaaaagaggaggaggatgttacagtaaaagaagaggaagagaaagaggaggatgcatgttttggagtgaaagaggaggatggggagatgactgtcacagtggaagaagaggaggaaactgAATATCTGGGCTCGGTTTCACAAAGGCATGTTAAAGCGTCcaatggttctaacgatgaacggGCCCTGATTAACACTA gagagagacgggactaccGTGGGTCCTCTGGAGAGCCTCAAAAACATCATGATGCTgacaaggcagagaagagtctctccacattagaacacctcaagaaacacccgcagagatccacagggaagagaactcactgctgctctgactgtgggaagagattcacctcatcaggcattaaaattcaccagagaatccacacaggagagaaatcttatagctgtgatcaatgtcagaagagttttgttacatctagagttctgacagtacaccagagaacacacacaggagagaaatctcatagctgtaatcaatgtgggaagtttttttttacatctagccatctgaagatacaccagagaacacacacaggagagaaatcgtatagctgtgatcaatgtgggaagagttttgttcaatCTGGCAatctgacagtacaccagagaacacacacaggagaaaaatcttatagttgtgatcaatgtgggaagagttttgttacatctagcgttctgacagtacaccagagaacacacacaggagagaaaccgtatagctgtaatcaatgtgggaagagttttgcttcatctagtggtctgacagtacaccagagaacacacacaggagagaaaccttatagctgtgatcaatgtgggaagagttttgttcaatCTGGCAatctgacagtacaccagagaacacacacaggagagaaaactTATAGCTGTGACCAGAGATAA